A genomic region of Barnesiella viscericola DSM 18177 contains the following coding sequences:
- a CDS encoding glycosyltransferase family 9 protein: MRLSALGDVAMTIPVVYSVCRAYPDTTFVMLTQKVASQLFLCAPRNLQVVVADVKGRHKGFGGLYDLAKELRALSIDAVADLHDVLRTKFLRTCFRWWGIRVAVIDKGRKEKHQLTARHKHGELHPLRSSFDRYGDVFDSLGFTFTPQFDSLYGEGKGDEGLYSALTPPKAPGEYWIGVAPFAKHEGKIYPLDHMENVVAKLSSESKVKIFLFGSGERERDILSVWQERYPHVITLADKRHGFALELALMSHLDVMISMDSANMHLASLVAVPVVSVWGATHPCCGFLGWHQSEANVVQLPLGCRPCSIFGNKPCRRKDYACMEIAPSVIVERVKQLKVQAASNG, translated from the coding sequence ATGCGTCTGTCGGCCCTGGGCGATGTGGCGATGACCATACCTGTGGTTTACTCGGTGTGCCGCGCCTATCCCGACACCACGTTTGTCATGCTCACCCAGAAGGTGGCCTCGCAACTGTTCCTGTGTGCCCCGCGCAACTTGCAGGTTGTGGTGGCCGATGTCAAGGGGCGGCACAAAGGGTTTGGCGGGCTTTACGACCTGGCCAAGGAGTTACGGGCCCTGTCGATTGATGCGGTAGCCGATTTGCACGATGTGCTGCGCACGAAGTTCCTGCGCACCTGTTTCAGGTGGTGGGGAATCCGTGTGGCTGTCATCGACAAGGGCCGCAAGGAGAAACATCAGCTCACCGCCCGTCACAAGCACGGCGAGTTGCACCCGTTGCGCAGCTCGTTCGATCGGTATGGCGATGTGTTTGATTCGCTGGGCTTTACCTTTACGCCCCAATTCGATTCGCTGTATGGCGAGGGGAAAGGCGACGAAGGTCTCTATTCGGCACTCACTCCGCCCAAGGCTCCGGGCGAGTATTGGATAGGTGTGGCTCCGTTTGCTAAGCACGAGGGGAAAATCTATCCGCTCGACCACATGGAGAATGTGGTGGCGAAACTTTCGAGCGAATCGAAGGTGAAGATATTCCTGTTCGGCTCGGGTGAGCGCGAGCGCGATATTCTGTCGGTATGGCAGGAGCGTTATCCGCATGTGATTACGCTGGCCGACAAGCGTCACGGCTTTGCCCTCGAACTGGCGCTGATGAGTCACCTCGACGTGATGATTTCGATGGACTCGGCCAACATGCACCTGGCTTCGCTGGTGGCCGTGCCTGTTGTTTCGGTGTGGGGGGCCACCCACCCGTGTTGCGGATTCCTGGGGTGGCATCAGAGTGAAGCCAACGTGGTACAATTGCCGCTCGGTTGCCGGCCCTGTTCCATCTTCGGCAACAAGCCGTGCCGCCGCAAGGACTATGCCTGTATGGAGATAGCCCCGTCGGTCATTGTCGAGCGGGTGAAACAGTTGAAAGTCCAAGCGGCCTCCAACGGGTAA
- a CDS encoding DUF4254 domain-containing protein has protein sequence MTFAETCNHIFWNTTQYYHRFDNVDATLENPYAEGSIEYYLCLKNWIDVVQWHLEDIIRNPDIDPREALAIKRRIDKSNQERTDLVEMIDDYFLKKYAGVEVKSDATINTESPAWAIDRLSILAVKIYHMQQEVERKDASPEHVEKCRAKLRVLLEQRSDLSAAIDQLLDEIAAGRKYMKVYKQMKMYNDPALNPVLYKK, from the coding sequence ATGACTTTTGCAGAAACCTGTAATCACATTTTTTGGAATACCACGCAATATTACCATCGGTTCGACAATGTAGATGCCACGCTGGAAAACCCCTATGCCGAGGGGAGTATCGAGTACTATTTGTGCTTGAAAAACTGGATTGATGTGGTTCAGTGGCATCTCGAAGACATTATCCGCAACCCCGATATCGACCCGCGCGAGGCGTTGGCTATCAAGCGGCGAATCGACAAGTCGAATCAGGAGCGTACCGATCTGGTCGAGATGATTGACGACTATTTCTTGAAGAAGTATGCCGGTGTCGAGGTGAAGAGCGACGCCACCATCAATACCGAGAGCCCCGCCTGGGCGATTGATCGGTTGTCGATTCTGGCCGTGAAGATTTACCATATGCAGCAGGAGGTGGAGCGCAAAGATGCTTCGCCTGAACATGTGGAGAAGTGCCGGGCCAAGTTGCGGGTGCTGCTCGAACAGCGTTCCGACCTCTCTGCGGCCATTGACCAGTTGCTCGATGAAATCGCGGCCGGACGGAAATACATGAAGGTTTATAAACAGATGAAGATGTACAACGATCCGGCGTTGAATCCGGTCCTGTATAAAAAATGA
- the pdxB gene encoding 4-phosphoerythronate dehydrogenase PdxB: protein MTTIPYIIADNKIPYLKGVLEPYARIDYLSPDRIDAQAVRDTDILLIRTRTKCNRELLDQSRCRYIATATIGYDHIDARYCRERGIEWVNCPGCNAPSVGQYILAALLAWSKSRHKPLHECTLGVVGVGHVGSIVARYAGLLGMRVLLNDPPREEAEGGDSFTSLDTLCREADIITFHTPLTREGKYPTFHLADNDFFDALEKSPLILNTARGEIVATEALKAALAQKKIAGVVLDCWENEPHIDRELLKKAFIATPHIAGYSADGKSTATRMIVEAVSRWTGIAIPTQAIVPPAPAQPLIDLTGVDTPLQKAVWDTYNPFDDDLRLRKSPETFEMQRGLYPLRREFGAYRITGGKAADLPVLIKLGFCIA, encoded by the coding sequence ATGACAACCATTCCCTACATCATAGCCGACAACAAGATTCCCTACCTGAAAGGTGTGCTCGAACCGTATGCCCGCATCGACTACCTCTCGCCCGACCGCATCGACGCCCAAGCCGTGCGCGACACCGACATTCTTTTGATACGCACGCGCACGAAGTGCAACCGCGAGTTGCTCGACCAAAGCCGCTGCCGCTACATTGCCACGGCTACCATCGGCTACGACCACATCGACGCCCGCTACTGCCGGGAGCGGGGCATCGAATGGGTGAACTGTCCCGGCTGCAATGCCCCGTCGGTGGGCCAGTACATACTCGCCGCCCTGCTGGCTTGGAGCAAAAGTAGGCACAAACCGCTGCACGAATGCACGTTGGGCGTAGTGGGCGTAGGCCATGTGGGCAGTATCGTCGCCCGCTATGCCGGGCTGCTGGGCATGCGGGTACTCCTCAACGACCCTCCCCGTGAGGAGGCCGAGGGGGGGGATTCGTTCACGTCGCTCGATACCCTTTGCCGGGAAGCCGACATCATCACCTTCCACACCCCGCTGACCCGCGAGGGGAAATACCCCACCTTCCACCTGGCCGACAACGATTTTTTCGATGCGCTTGAAAAGAGCCCCTTGATTCTCAATACGGCCCGGGGTGAGATTGTAGCAACCGAAGCCCTGAAAGCCGCCCTCGCCCAGAAAAAGATTGCGGGCGTCGTGCTCGATTGCTGGGAAAACGAGCCTCATATCGACAGGGAGTTGCTGAAAAAAGCCTTCATCGCCACCCCCCACATAGCCGGATACTCGGCCGACGGCAAGTCGACCGCCACGAGAATGATTGTCGAAGCCGTGAGCCGATGGACGGGGATTGCAATTCCCACCCAAGCCATTGTGCCACCGGCACCGGCACAGCCCCTCATCGACCTCACGGGCGTGGACACCCCCTTGCAGAAAGCCGTGTGGGACACCTACAATCCTTTCGACGACGACCTCAGGCTACGCAAGTCGCCCGAGACCTTCGAGATGCAACGCGGACTCTACCCCCTGCGACGGGAATTCGGTGCCTATCGCATAACAGGAGGCAAGGCAGCCGACCTGCCTGTTTTAATAAAATTAGGATTTTGTATTGCATAA
- a CDS encoding acyl carrier protein produces MSDVASTVKEIIVEKLGVKESEVTPEANFTNDLGADSLDTVEMIMEFETKFDIKIPDDQAEKITTVGEAIAHIEKAIAEKENK; encoded by the coding sequence ATGTCTGACGTAGCATCAACAGTAAAAGAAATTATCGTAGAAAAATTGGGCGTTAAGGAATCAGAGGTAACTCCCGAAGCCAACTTTACCAATGACCTCGGTGCCGATTCTTTGGACACGGTTGAAATGATCATGGAATTTGAGACCAAATTCGACATCAAAATCCCCGACGATCAAGCCGAAAAAATCACGACTGTAGGTGAGGCTATCGCTCACATCGAAAAAGCTATCGCAGAGAAAGAGAATAAATAA
- the fabF gene encoding beta-ketoacyl-ACP synthase II, producing MELKRVVVTGLGAITPLGNDVASTWDALLKGVSGAGPITLFDASEFKTQFACEVKNFDPLKYFSAKEVRKLDRYTQFALAATQESMADSGLDLEKVNKDRAGVIFSAGIGGISTFEQEVGNYAVAPEKGPRFSPFFIPKMIADIAAGQISMVYGFRGPNFGIVSACASSTHALIDAYNYIRLGKADLIVSGGAEAAITVSGVGGFNAMHALSTRNDSPETASRPFSASRDGFVMGEGSACLILEELEHALARGAKIYAEVVGGGMSADAYHLTATHPEGLGAKLVMQNALDDAHMAPEEIDYINVHGTSTPVGDKSEAKAILEVFGDHAYNLNISSTKSMTGHLLGATGALEALICVKTIDESIVPPTINHAEGDDDPEIDSKLNFTFNHAQKREVNAALSNTFGFGGHNASIIVKKFTK from the coding sequence ATGGAGCTTAAAAGAGTTGTAGTAACGGGCCTTGGCGCCATCACTCCGCTGGGCAACGACGTGGCCTCCACGTGGGACGCCCTTCTGAAAGGAGTAAGCGGAGCAGGGCCTATTACGCTTTTCGACGCATCTGAATTCAAGACTCAATTTGCTTGCGAGGTAAAGAATTTCGACCCGCTGAAATATTTCAGCGCCAAGGAAGTTCGTAAACTCGACCGCTATACCCAGTTTGCACTGGCTGCCACCCAAGAGAGCATGGCCGACTCGGGACTCGATCTCGAAAAAGTCAATAAAGACCGTGCCGGTGTTATCTTCTCGGCAGGAATCGGCGGTATCAGCACCTTTGAGCAAGAGGTAGGGAACTATGCCGTAGCCCCCGAAAAGGGTCCGCGCTTCAGCCCCTTCTTCATTCCCAAAATGATTGCCGACATCGCCGCAGGACAAATCTCGATGGTATACGGATTCCGGGGTCCCAACTTCGGTATCGTGTCGGCCTGCGCATCGTCCACCCACGCCCTCATCGACGCATACAACTATATCCGTCTGGGCAAAGCCGATCTGATCGTATCGGGTGGTGCCGAAGCCGCAATCACCGTATCGGGAGTAGGTGGATTCAATGCCATGCACGCACTCTCCACGCGTAACGACTCGCCCGAGACGGCCTCTCGTCCGTTCAGCGCTTCGCGCGACGGTTTCGTGATGGGTGAAGGAAGTGCCTGCCTTATTCTTGAAGAACTGGAACACGCATTGGCCCGTGGGGCTAAAATCTATGCCGAAGTCGTAGGTGGCGGTATGTCGGCCGACGCCTATCACCTGACGGCTACCCACCCCGAAGGACTGGGTGCCAAACTCGTGATGCAAAACGCTCTCGACGATGCCCACATGGCTCCCGAAGAGATCGACTACATCAACGTTCACGGTACCTCGACTCCCGTCGGTGACAAATCAGAAGCCAAAGCGATTTTGGAAGTATTCGGCGATCACGCCTATAACCTCAACATCAGCTCTACCAAGTCGATGACCGGCCACCTGCTGGGAGCGACCGGAGCTTTGGAGGCTCTCATCTGCGTGAAGACCATCGACGAAAGCATCGTTCCCCCCACCATCAACCATGCCGAGGGCGACGACGATCCCGAAATCGACAGCAAACTGAATTTCACATTCAACCATGCACAGAAACGCGAAGTAAACGCCGCTCTGTCGAACACCTTTGGTTTCGGTGGCCACAATGCAAGTATAATCGTAAAGAAATTCACGAAATAA
- the rnc gene encoding ribonuclease III, producing the protein MLRHKEPYVLYHDLLGFWPGNIRLYEVACLHSSSSIYVQGRRINNERLEFLGDAILDAVVADILFHRFDNRKEGFLTNTRAKIVKRESLNAIALKIGLDHFITCSTRVSTHNSYMYGNALEALIGAIYLDKGYKCCKHFIETRIIGSIVDLDKVSKEEFNFKSRLIEWCQKHKIDIEFALIETLVDKDNNPIFQSQALLGGLSGGIGIGYSKKESQQNAAHLTIERLHKDKDFQQKVLATSSNGNNAIVTEKSQDNP; encoded by the coding sequence ATGCTCCGCCATAAGGAGCCTTATGTTCTATATCACGACCTGTTGGGATTCTGGCCCGGCAACATACGCCTGTACGAGGTTGCCTGTCTGCACAGCTCCTCGTCGATCTATGTGCAGGGCCGACGCATCAACAACGAACGGCTCGAATTCCTGGGCGACGCCATACTCGACGCCGTGGTGGCCGACATACTTTTCCACCGGTTCGACAACCGCAAGGAAGGGTTCCTCACCAACACCCGCGCCAAAATAGTGAAACGCGAATCGCTCAACGCCATCGCCCTGAAAATAGGACTCGACCATTTCATTACCTGCTCCACGCGCGTCAGCACCCACAACAGCTACATGTATGGAAATGCGCTCGAAGCCCTCATCGGAGCCATCTACCTCGACAAGGGATACAAATGTTGCAAGCACTTTATCGAGACCCGCATCATCGGTTCGATTGTCGACCTCGACAAGGTCTCGAAAGAGGAGTTCAACTTCAAGTCGCGACTTATCGAGTGGTGCCAGAAACACAAAATAGACATCGAATTTGCCCTTATCGAGACCCTGGTCGACAAGGACAACAACCCCATATTCCAGTCGCAGGCTCTGCTTGGCGGGCTATCGGGGGGCATAGGCATCGGATATTCCAAGAAGGAGTCGCAACAAAATGCCGCACACCTCACCATCGAACGACTGCACAAAGACAAAGATTTTCAACAAAAGGTCTTGGCCACCTCCTCAAACGGGAATAATGCAATTGTCACCGAAAAATCACAGGACAATCCATAG
- a CDS encoding GH3 auxin-responsive promoter family protein: MNFTKLLRPLFAKRLSQIDRYADYGDIIQQETLIGLLRKARNTQLGKTYHFHGITSYQDFTGRVPISGYEELKPYIERTMQGEQNILWPTPIRHFAKSSGTTNDKSKFIPVSAEALRYCHYQGGADCVALYLRENPESRLFDGKGLILGGSRAQNPFGEAYCGDLSAILIQNINPLVNLIRVPSKQIALMSEWDTKLEAIANSTIGQRDITNLSGVPSWFLVLIKHILTKTGRHDLSEVWPNLEVFFHGGISFAPYREQYRQLISSPRMHYVETYNASEGFFAVQNDLTTPGMLLLIDLGIFYEFIPLGGTLDQAVPLWEVEAGRNYELVITSNGGLWRYRMGDTVKVLSTKPVKICVSGRTKHYINAFGEELMVDNAEQAIARTCEQTGASVLNYTAAPVYMTDHSKGRHQWLIEFSKQPASIEEFAQRLDQNLQNLNSDYEAKRFKSIALECLEVIPAKTGIFDDWLRDHNKLGGQHKIPRLYNRRDIIEEILQYNNR; the protein is encoded by the coding sequence ATGAATTTCACCAAGCTGCTGCGCCCCTTATTTGCAAAACGGCTCTCTCAAATAGATCGCTATGCCGACTATGGCGACATCATACAACAGGAAACGCTCATAGGGTTGCTCCGCAAGGCCCGAAATACCCAACTGGGGAAAACCTATCATTTCCACGGAATAACCTCCTACCAGGATTTCACCGGGCGTGTGCCCATCAGCGGATACGAAGAGTTGAAACCCTACATCGAACGCACCATGCAGGGCGAACAGAATATCCTGTGGCCTACCCCCATACGCCATTTCGCCAAATCGTCGGGAACAACCAACGACAAGAGCAAATTCATACCCGTGAGTGCCGAGGCCCTGCGCTACTGCCACTACCAGGGCGGAGCCGACTGTGTGGCCCTCTACCTGCGCGAGAATCCCGAAAGCCGCCTCTTCGATGGCAAAGGACTCATACTGGGTGGCAGCCGGGCTCAAAATCCTTTCGGCGAGGCCTACTGCGGTGACCTGTCGGCTATCCTCATACAGAACATCAACCCGCTGGTCAACCTCATCAGAGTCCCCTCCAAGCAGATTGCTCTCATGAGCGAGTGGGACACCAAGCTCGAAGCGATTGCCAACAGTACCATCGGGCAGCGCGACATTACCAACCTCTCGGGGGTACCCTCGTGGTTTCTGGTGCTCATCAAACACATCTTGACGAAAACCGGTCGGCACGACCTCTCCGAGGTTTGGCCCAACCTCGAAGTCTTCTTCCACGGAGGCATCAGCTTTGCCCCCTACCGCGAACAATACCGGCAACTCATATCCAGCCCCCGCATGCACTACGTCGAGACCTACAACGCCTCCGAGGGCTTCTTTGCCGTACAAAACGACCTTACCACACCCGGCATGCTGCTCCTCATCGACCTGGGCATCTTCTACGAGTTTATCCCGCTGGGTGGGACTCTTGATCAGGCCGTACCCCTCTGGGAGGTGGAAGCCGGGCGCAACTACGAACTGGTCATCACCTCGAACGGAGGTCTGTGGCGATACCGCATGGGCGACACCGTGAAGGTGCTCTCCACCAAGCCGGTGAAGATTTGCGTATCGGGCCGCACCAAGCACTACATCAACGCCTTTGGCGAGGAGCTCATGGTCGACAATGCCGAGCAGGCCATCGCCCGCACCTGCGAACAGACGGGGGCCAGCGTACTCAACTACACGGCTGCCCCGGTCTATATGACAGACCACAGCAAGGGGCGTCACCAATGGCTCATCGAGTTCAGCAAGCAACCCGCATCTATCGAAGAGTTTGCCCAACGGCTCGACCAGAATCTGCAAAATCTCAACTCCGACTACGAAGCCAAGCGATTCAAGAGCATCGCCCTCGAATGCCTCGAAGTGATTCCCGCCAAAACCGGCATCTTCGACGACTGGCTGCGCGACCACAACAAACTGGGCGGACAGCACAAAATTCCCCGCCTCTACAACCGGCGCGACATCATCGAGGAGATTCTCCAATACAACAACCGATAA
- the metG gene encoding methionine--tRNA ligase, whose product MEKKFKRTLVTTALPYANGPVHIGHLAGVYVPADIYTRYLRLKGEDVIMIGGSDEHGVPITIKAKAEGVTPQDIVDRYHNIIKKSFEEFGISFDIYSRTTSAIHTQMASDFFRKLYDKGEFIEKTSMQYYDEDANQFLADRYITGTCPHCGNEHAYGDQCEACGTSLSATDLINPRSAITGNKPVLRETKHWYLPLDKWEPFLRHWILDEHKEWKPNVYGQCKSWLDMGLQPRAVSRDLDWGVPVPVEGTEGKVLYVWFDAPIGYISNTKELLPDKWELYWKDPETKMVHFIGKDNIVFHCIVFPAMLKAEGSYILPDNVPANEFLNLEGDKISTSRNWAVWLHEYLEDFPGKQDVLRYVLTANAPETKDNDFTWKDFQARNNNELVAILGNFVNRALVLTHKYFEGKVPQAGEFTDYDRETMKEFADVKASVENYLDHYRFRDALKEAMNLARIGNKYLADTEPWKLAKTDMPRVATILNLALQITANLAIAFEPFLPFSAEKLRGMLHMGPCDWNMLGRTDILPVGAELGKPELLFEKIDDSVIEAQVNKLLETKKANELKNHKAAPVRENVPFDDFMKLDIRVGKVLDCQKVPKADKLLQFRIDDGLGGRTIVSGIAKHYKPEDLIGKNVCFVANLEPRKLKGIESQGMILSAEDADGRLIVITPAADEIAPGSEVK is encoded by the coding sequence ATGGAGAAGAAATTTAAACGTACGCTGGTTACGACCGCATTGCCCTATGCCAACGGCCCCGTGCATATAGGCCACCTGGCAGGTGTGTATGTCCCGGCAGATATCTATACCCGGTATCTGCGTTTGAAGGGCGAAGATGTGATTATGATAGGCGGTAGCGATGAGCACGGTGTGCCCATCACCATCAAGGCCAAGGCCGAGGGGGTGACCCCGCAGGATATTGTGGACCGCTACCACAACATCATCAAGAAATCGTTCGAGGAGTTTGGTATCTCGTTCGACATCTATTCGCGCACAACTTCGGCCATTCACACGCAGATGGCCTCCGATTTCTTCCGCAAGCTCTACGACAAGGGCGAGTTTATCGAGAAAACCTCGATGCAATACTACGACGAGGATGCCAATCAGTTCCTCGCCGACCGCTATATCACCGGCACCTGTCCCCATTGCGGCAACGAACATGCCTATGGCGACCAGTGCGAAGCCTGCGGTACCTCGTTGAGTGCAACCGACCTGATTAATCCCCGGTCGGCTATCACGGGCAACAAACCGGTGTTGCGCGAAACGAAGCACTGGTATCTGCCGCTCGACAAGTGGGAACCTTTCCTGCGCCACTGGATTCTCGACGAACACAAGGAGTGGAAGCCCAACGTCTACGGGCAGTGCAAATCGTGGCTCGACATGGGGCTGCAACCGCGTGCCGTGAGTCGCGACCTCGACTGGGGTGTACCCGTGCCGGTCGAAGGTACCGAGGGTAAAGTGCTTTATGTGTGGTTCGATGCCCCCATCGGTTACATTTCGAACACCAAGGAGCTGCTCCCCGACAAGTGGGAACTCTACTGGAAAGACCCCGAGACGAAGATGGTCCATTTCATCGGCAAGGACAACATCGTGTTCCACTGCATCGTCTTCCCGGCCATGCTGAAAGCCGAGGGCAGCTACATCTTGCCCGATAACGTACCGGCCAACGAGTTCCTCAACCTCGAAGGCGACAAGATTTCGACCTCGCGCAACTGGGCCGTATGGCTGCACGAGTATCTCGAAGATTTCCCCGGCAAACAGGACGTGCTGCGCTACGTGCTCACCGCTAATGCCCCCGAAACGAAAGACAACGACTTTACCTGGAAAGACTTCCAGGCCCGCAACAACAACGAGCTGGTGGCCATCTTGGGCAACTTTGTGAACCGGGCACTGGTGCTCACGCACAAATATTTCGAGGGCAAAGTTCCCCAGGCCGGCGAGTTCACGGATTATGACCGCGAGACGATGAAGGAGTTTGCCGACGTGAAGGCTTCGGTCGAGAACTACCTCGACCACTACCGTTTCCGCGACGCCCTCAAAGAGGCCATGAACCTGGCTCGCATCGGCAACAAGTACCTGGCCGATACCGAGCCTTGGAAACTGGCCAAGACCGATATGCCGCGGGTGGCTACCATCTTGAACCTGGCTTTGCAGATTACGGCCAACCTGGCGATTGCCTTCGAGCCCTTCCTCCCCTTCTCGGCCGAGAAGCTGCGGGGCATGCTCCATATGGGTCCTTGCGACTGGAACATGTTGGGGCGTACCGATATACTGCCCGTCGGGGCCGAGTTGGGTAAACCCGAACTGCTCTTCGAGAAGATCGACGACAGCGTGATTGAGGCTCAGGTCAACAAGCTGTTGGAGACCAAGAAAGCCAATGAGTTGAAGAATCACAAGGCTGCGCCGGTGCGTGAGAATGTACCTTTCGACGACTTCATGAAACTCGATATCCGGGTGGGCAAGGTGCTCGATTGTCAAAAGGTGCCCAAGGCCGACAAACTGTTGCAGTTCCGTATCGACGACGGCCTGGGCGGCCGCACCATCGTATCGGGCATTGCCAAGCATTACAAACCCGAAGATCTGATTGGCAAGAATGTATGCTTTGTGGCCAATCTCGAACCCCGTAAACTGAAAGGTATCGAGTCGCAAGGTATGATTCTCTCGGCCGAAGATGCCGACGGACGCTTGATTGTCATCACTCCGGCCGCCGACGAGATTGCTCCGGGTTCGGAAGTGAAATAA
- a CDS encoding glycosyltransferase family 2 protein, translating into MESPLFSIVTITFNAEATLPATLQSVECQTFTDYEYLVVDGASTDGTVALARASRVVTSVTSEPDRGLYDAMNKGLHRATGRYLIFLNAGDALHSPDTLQKIARSIEKTDADIVYGETALVDARRHFIAMRRLQAPEVLTVKSFRMGMLVCHQAFIVRRAIAPDYDLRYRYSADYDWCIRCMQVARTMTNTHETLIDYLNEGVTTANRKASLRERYDIMCRYYGTVPTFLRHLWFAVRFAFARLTGRE; encoded by the coding sequence ATGGAAAGTCCGCTTTTCTCGATTGTTACGATTACGTTCAACGCGGAGGCCACGTTGCCGGCCACGTTGCAGAGTGTCGAATGCCAGACCTTTACCGACTATGAATATCTGGTGGTCGACGGGGCCTCGACCGACGGCACGGTAGCCCTTGCCCGGGCCTCGCGGGTGGTCACCTCGGTCACCAGCGAACCCGACCGGGGCCTCTACGACGCCATGAACAAGGGGTTGCACCGAGCCACGGGGCGATACCTCATCTTCCTCAATGCCGGTGATGCCCTGCACAGCCCCGATACGTTGCAGAAAATTGCCCGTTCCATCGAAAAAACCGACGCTGATATCGTCTATGGCGAGACGGCTCTCGTCGATGCCCGACGACACTTCATCGCCATGCGCCGGTTGCAAGCTCCCGAGGTGTTGACCGTCAAAAGTTTCCGCATGGGTATGCTGGTGTGCCACCAGGCCTTTATCGTGCGGCGGGCGATTGCTCCCGACTACGACCTGCGCTACCGCTACTCGGCCGACTATGACTGGTGTATCCGCTGCATGCAGGTGGCCCGTACGATGACCAACACGCACGAGACCCTCATCGACTACCTCAACGAGGGGGTTACTACCGCCAACCGCAAGGCTTCGTTGCGGGAGCGATACGACATCATGTGTCGCTATTACGGTACGGTCCCCACCTTTTTGCGCCATTTGTGGTTCGCCGTCCGCTTCGCCTTTGCCCGTCTGACCGGGCGTGAATAG
- a CDS encoding glycosyltransferase yields MKVLIVNTTDRGGGAAIAARRLGDALSRAGVEVTMLVLDKYGDDSRTFAVAPHWKGRLAFLFERLMIWIENGFSRKNLFKVSTAATGFDITATAAFREADIVHLHWVNQGLLSLRSIDRIFRSGKPVVWTMHDMWECTSICHHAYGCDRFKSACHDCGFLRYPSRHDLSARVFRRKMKVFRPSEVTWVAVSRWLARQARESALLAGKRVEVIPNTLSLSQFELLDRAESRKQLSLPLDKHIVLFGAVRVDDPIKGFPLLMEALRLLLDREEYRGRIHLVFFGRVKNPQEVYPRIPTSYTDVGWVDNPRQMSRLYSAADVAVSASYYETFGQTLAEAQACGCLPVSFGNSGQADIIRHGETGYLVPEHTAGSLAEGIARALESGGNISRERLRAEALSRYSEEAIARQYQQVYSELLSK; encoded by the coding sequence ATGAAAGTATTGATCGTAAATACCACCGACCGGGGAGGGGGCGCCGCGATAGCCGCCCGCCGACTGGGCGATGCCCTGTCGCGGGCAGGGGTCGAGGTGACGATGCTGGTGCTTGACAAGTATGGCGACGACAGCCGTACCTTTGCCGTGGCTCCGCACTGGAAAGGCCGTCTCGCGTTCCTGTTTGAGCGGTTGATGATATGGATTGAAAACGGTTTCAGCCGAAAGAACCTCTTCAAGGTCTCCACGGCCGCTACCGGGTTCGATATTACCGCCACGGCCGCTTTCCGCGAGGCCGATATCGTTCACCTGCATTGGGTGAATCAGGGACTCCTCTCGTTGAGGAGCATCGACCGCATATTCCGCTCGGGCAAGCCCGTGGTGTGGACCATGCACGACATGTGGGAGTGCACCTCGATTTGCCACCATGCCTACGGGTGCGACCGCTTCAAGAGTGCCTGTCACGATTGCGGCTTTCTGCGCTATCCCTCGCGGCATGACCTGTCGGCCCGGGTCTTCCGCCGGAAGATGAAGGTCTTCCGTCCGTCCGAGGTTACTTGGGTGGCTGTGAGCCGCTGGCTGGCCCGGCAGGCGCGTGAGAGTGCTCTGCTCGCGGGGAAACGGGTCGAGGTAATTCCTAACACCCTCTCGCTCTCGCAATTCGAACTGCTCGACCGGGCCGAGAGCCGCAAGCAGCTGTCGCTCCCCCTCGACAAGCACATCGTCCTCTTCGGAGCCGTGCGGGTCGACGACCCCATCAAGGGTTTCCCTCTGCTCATGGAGGCCCTGCGGTTGTTGCTCGACCGGGAGGAGTATCGGGGGCGTATTCACTTGGTCTTTTTCGGTCGGGTGAAGAATCCGCAGGAGGTCTATCCCCGCATACCCACCAGCTATACCGATGTCGGGTGGGTCGACAACCCCCGACAGATGTCCCGGCTCTATTCAGCGGCCGATGTGGCGGTGTCGGCTTCATATTATGAAACCTTCGGGCAGACGTTGGCCGAGGCGCAGGCGTGCGGCTGTCTGCCGGTCTCTTTCGGCAACAGCGGTCAGGCCGATATTATCCGCCACGGCGAGACCGGCTATCTGGTACCCGAACATACGGCCGGGAGTTTGGCCGAGGGTATTGCCCGGGCATTGGAGTCGGGCGGGAACATTTCGCGGGAGCGGTTACGGGCCGAAGCCCTGTCGCGCTACTCCGAAGAGGCGATTGCCCGGCAATATCAACAGGTATACAGCGAATTGTTAAGCAAATAA